The Aspergillus flavus chromosome 2, complete sequence region GCCATCATATATTTTGCAAAGTTGAGACGGTGTGTTCCTGACATAGAAGCACTGTGATTGATCCAGCAATTGATCATATCGCCAACCATGAAAGGGAGGTCGTTCCACAGTGTACCGTCGACAGTTCTTGCGATATTAATCCCGGAGACTCCGCGTGCAGGTCGCGTCAACGGCCCCATTCCTTGAATGcggaggatatcgaggacCAATCCCTCATGTTCAGATGACTCGGAGGAGATGTTTTTGCCAAACTCGTAGTACATATACCACAGCGAATGAATATGGCCTTCAAGGGAGTCTACACCATTCCCAATATCGCAGTATCGGCTGGTAACCACCCAGGTCCGGTTACTGAAGGCCATGTCTCGAACCTCCTTGAACTCACCCCAAGCGACAGCCTGGCGTGTACCTTCCCGATCTATACGAGCATGGTCGATCGCTGCGGTAGAAGGTGTGTCTCTAGGCACAGAGCTCAACAAAGAATCACGGAGGTGGTCCATTTTGGAGAGCTGATAATGTCAAATGATGATTCAATTAAAGTTCAggtaagagaaagaagacagtGGGGAAATAAAAGAGTTGATGTGGTGAAACCAGACGGGGACTTAAATCGTTGTGAGGGTCAACTTGAACAAGAGATTTCTCTCCCTGGACCCTTACTCGGCAGTAATATAGCTTCTAACAGGCCGACAGCGAGATATCTATATGTGAACTCCTGTCTACGCTGATAGGCTGaactattttctttgttggttGTCGATCAGCCAGCAGCTAAGACAGAAGTACATGTTGATCATACAGCCATTCAGCAGCTCTAAACATAGCAAAGGCCACATTGATGCACAATCAAGACACGGAGATATAAACCAGATTTGGTTTCAGCAAACACTAATTCGCTTCAACACCAATTCCCCTTCCGGTGGATTCCCCGTTACATTGAAATTGTCAGCAACATCATGCCTCCCACCAACAAGTTCCAACCGCGTATCCGCAAGCAGTGCGAAAACAGCCAATTTGATCTCTGCAAAGTGACATGAGCATCCCCCTTCTAACTCCACCTGTTCAGAACATACCAGCAACAGCCATGAACCTCCCCGGACAAGTCCATATGCTAAGCCCGAATGAAAGATGCCCGGAATCTGTAGTAGAAGctgccttctgcttctctaCCCACCGCATCCCATCGAGCTTCTTCGGGTCGCCTTCGTTATAACGTGGGGACCAATGGAATAGTGATACCAGTGGTAATACAAGAGAACCTGACTCATACCTTAGGAGTCTGTAGGTGGAGACTTGGTATATTAACGTACCTTTGGGAACGATATAATCTCCTAATTGGAGATCCTTGCGTGCCATCCGTACTAGGTTTACGGTGTCACCCTTCATCCGGAGCACTTCGCGGATGAATGAGTCCGTACAGGAAGCCTTTCTCAGGGTTCGCATATTGAGCTCGGACATAGGTATTGGGACAAAGTCGCGGCGAGTAAGATCGTGGATTTCGCGTCGGGTGATGTCTTGATTTTCGGGGTGCAGAGCCAACTGAAACATTGTCCACATTGTGATTGAGACACTGAGATTTACCAATTAGTATTTGTAGGGATAAAGAGATGAAGGGACTCACGTCTGATGCACAGAGGCAAAAATGAACACGACGACTAATCCAATATCCAAGGCCGGAACTTGAAACCGATGCGGCCGTTCGTAGCTCCACTTGTTTCAACCAGGATCCGAAGCAGGGATACCTTGATATTGTGGGGTTAAGTTCCACACTCGTGGTAATAAGAAACTGTGATGAAAGTATACTCTTACATCGTTCTTGGAAGGCTTCTCGTTGGATTTCTGCAAAATGGCCGATATCTGAGTCCATATGAGAGGCCCGAAGGCAATCCCGAATCGAATAATGACCGTGCATATCACAACCTTTAGCCTGATCCAGTGTCATTTATGTTGGTCACCAGAGTGATGTCTCATAGACATACCATGTTACTATTTGCCATAAGGCAGGAAAATATCGGGCAAGTATCGAACGACTTCGAAAGGTGCCTATCAGTTCCGCTACACCTTCGGCAGTGTCGATCACGATGTCTCTGTCAAGGGGTGACAATATCTCCTTTCGATAACCGTTAGCCTCGGCGGAGTGGCATGTCAAGATAAGGACATGCATCTCCAAAAACTATCGACATCGCTGCCTCTGCGACCGTTCTCTGCAGGCGAGGCAGTAAATTAACGGGACCCTCAGGACAGTACTTCAAGAGCTCGGCTGAATTCCTTTCGAAGATAGGAGGGACTACTTCAGAGTTAAATCTGGAAAAAGTGAATTTAAGCATGAAACACCCTACCTCGATGAATCATTGTATCCAAACGTTTTGTCAAGAGCTTGTCGACGACCGAGTCGATATCCTGGAAAATGGAATTGCCGAACATGCTAGGTAGAAATTCAATCCTCAAGATCTAGGGAACATTTAGCAACAGTAGTTATTTCATGATTAGCTGCGAGATCGCGTATAATCTAGGCTAACCTTTGCTGTTCCGAGCTCGAAGCTAAACGTTGCATCGTCTGTTAGGACCTGGAAGGTTAGTTCATCAGAAACGATGTATTCAACCTGGGGATTGTGAGTTTTTGGAGGTATATATATGGCCATTAAGTGATGGGCATACTCTCCCATCTCTACGCAGCCCCATTACTGGACCATGCTGTTGAATTTGTCTTTCCAGCGCTTCGGGGAGGTTGTTCGTCCTCTCATTCCGCTATGGAAAGGTTATACAAGCACAGGCAATGGACGGAGGAGAACACAGACTGTAAGCGACACAATTGGCGGCGTTCCTGACAAAGGACGCTGAGCGGTGTCAACGACAGCAGGACCATAAGCGAATCAATAGTGCAAACCTTCAGGTACCTCAGCCAGGCATACCCGCCCACAGCAATGGCTTTAAAAAAGGTAATATTTAGGATCTCAAGCCCTAGACTCATTGTTGCGCTGTTGAAATTTTGCCTAACATTTACGGGAGGCGATCGATCTGTATTTTAAAGTCTTGTAGGACATTATATAGTGTCAAATCACGGGTCACCGGCATGCCTTAGCTTAGATTTACTTTTGGACAATATATAACATTGTACGAGGATTATCCCTTTTCCACTGATGACTGTGCGTTGACCACATCGAATGCGATTTCTATTAGCGGATAAAAGTAGCTTTGATACATCCTGGGAGCCTAACCTTAGGTAGACCGATGTGAGCTATTCTTCTGTTTAATAGATACTGCTCAAGCATTAgaatatctagaataaaaCGAAGACCAGTAGTCATATTTGCACCGTCAATAAATAATCCTGGAGCGCAGAGTCATAATCATCGGCCACGAGGACACGGATCCTACCAACTGCAGTGGCTTATCAGCCTTGTGAGCAGAAAATAAGACATGTAAGATCGTCGCTCCATGCATCAGGCTCGGATAAGATTTTGAACCACATAGAGCTTACTCCGAGAGGTGGCTACAATACATCGCCTCTCATTTGTGAGCTAGCCAGGGGTTATACCGTGCAAAGCCTGGCTCAGAAGGCTACAGCTGTCATACAAAGAAAGCTCCACTAGCTAGAAAGAATATTTTCGGCACTTTCATCCGGTACAGAGGAATCCAGGAAATACAGAAGGATCAACATTAAGGTCAACAAATAGGTTTCGGGTAGTAGCTTCTTGCTGCATCTTGTTGCATGTTGGACCTGATCAGGATATTGCTCAGTTAGCCAAGGCAGCTTATCCCAATCTATGTGACCAATGAGGCACACATATACGATGCGGTGCAACACTATCTGGTACAGAAGTGGGCTACCTGACTCGGTAACTGTTATCCACTTCTGGGTACGTCGCACCACTTAAGTGGGATAAGGCAAAGTAAAGTACCTTGCTTAGCCAGATCGGAAGATGGTCAGGGATCGTGCAGGGTGGTCGATGAGACGAGAATGGTCCGCGCGTCTGACCAGTTCATTAGGGTATGTAACACAGGCTAGGAAACTATCGTCGTGATTATTAACGAACAGTCAGATCTGGTCAAATTCGAAGTGTTCGACAATTCTGAAATGAGTGTAGCTGCTAGTCATTAGTTAATCGATATAGCACCGACATTTAATATACATAGCTTAGCAACAGGATTGTGCGTCCTTCATCCAGTAGAGAAGAACATTGCATTCAAATGGAACTACTCCCTGCTGAAGAAAATGTACTCTAGGAGTAATAGTTATTATTGATCCGTGCTATAGAATTCTGCACAATCATCCAAGGATAGATAGACATGATCCTGAAGAACTAGGGAAAAGGACACAGAGGATATTCGACAATGGGCTCCCACAAATCAATCGGTCGAATGATATACTGCCTTTCCTTGTTTGACTGTGGACAAAGAGGGCCAAAAGCGGAAATATTTCCCCTAACCCCAGTAATTACAATGTTGGTCACAGAGCATTAGTAACCAGACTATGCACTTTCAGGTAGTCCGCATCGTCTGGTAATCCGATGATGAAGTCTCTCGTTATACGAACGCTTTCTGGTGGTGTTTGGATTTCAAGGTCGAAGCGACGAACTAAAGTAGCAAACATCTGATATAGCTCGGAGTACGCTAGGCTGTGAAAGTCAGGTTAGTGTCAAACAACCATTTATAGCTGGGAGACTTACTTCATCCCCAGGCAGATTCTGGAGCCTTTTGAGAAGGGGACCAAGAATTTAGTCAGTCGTTCGCCCTTACTCGATGCTTCAAGCCATCGCTCCGGATTGAAGTAATCTGGGTTAGGGAAAAGGGTCGGGTCCATATGCATGAAGTAGACCGACTGGCTGACCGGTGTCTGAACGGCTCTTGTTAGATCGCAGCAATTCCATGGCGTCTAAATGGCTTACCCCTGGAGGAATGATATAGTCCTTATATGCCAATGGTGTTGGCGAAATCCGCGGCAATCGCATTGTTACACTATGCGCCATACGGAGAGACTCATTTATAACCGCGGTCTAGGACAGATGATATTAGTGTTTCCTGTCAGTGCTCGCGAGCTATCGTGCAAGACACATACAAGATACGGCAACGATTCCAGTTGAGTCAGAGAGACGTGGTCGGTCGAGTCCGGCATGACCGTCTCTATCTCTGCTCGTAATTTCTCCAAGCGCGGTTTATCTCGGTAGAGGTAGTAGGACCCAGTTGCTAACACTCTTGCTGTAGTCTCAGTACCTGCACCGAAAACAACCATCGCCTCATCCCGGACCCTTGCCACCGTCCTCTCCTCCGGTCGCACTGACTCGGCACAGAGGGCGTCGAAAATTGTTTTCCTCGAATTGGCATTCTTCTCGCGATCTTTTTCGAGAGAAGATCTTGCCATCTGCTCTATCATGCGTTTGGCTTCCCACAGTCCCTTTGAGCTCGGCTGCATCCATTCTACCAACGCTGGCATGGTCTCCGCAACCATCGacacgacgaagaagaaacgagCGAAGTGACATAGTAACCCCGCAGAAGCAACGGCGTCTCGAAACTCATTCTTCAGATTCTCTGTATCGAGAAATCCCAGACTCTCCCCGTATGCATAGTGGGAGATAACATCGGCCGTTAAGGCGGCGAACAAGTCGTCCAACGAGACCACGGTTCCTTTTTCGTGTACCTGTGTGAGTCGCTTGCATACCTTATCTACTTTATCCTGAACTATATAGTCCACGCCCATTACGGACCGCTTTGAGAAGAACGGGTTCACTAAGTCTCGGCGGTAGCGGTGACGATCATGTTCGACTGTGGCGGCGGTGGACAAGGGAGTAGCAAAGGTTCTGACTATGTACGGATCTTTCGCTTGCCCTTTTGAGGTATAGATGGGGTCAAAGTAATAGGGATCCTTGATATGAATCTCACGAGGATTAATTCTCACGATGGGGCCTTTTTATCTCCTCATTAGCCATGTGTGAAAGAACTTCCGACGgtagtacagtacataccaTATTGATCGTGCATTCTCTGCATCTCCCAGATAAACTTTCCGCCTTTGACTACATCGTAGTAGAATTCATACAGGTGTGTCACGGCAGCTAGCTTTGGCCCAGGAAAGTTGCTGAGAGGGTGAAAGTAAAGACGATAGATGCTCCTGATGACGAGGTAGCTGACGGCAGTAAACAGCCCGATCCAAATCAAGGGTAGATTCATGGTGCTGCACCGTGGCTGGTGAACGGATTTTCTGGTCCCAAGTACGGAGCTCAGGAATGAAAGACGACCAGCCCACCGCCCATATGTGACTTCTTAGAAGCAGGCATATGTCGTGCGGGGTTGGGGTATGTTCATCAGACATTTCACCTGACAGATTATCCCATCATTTCAATTGGCCCATGGCCAAGACGCTACGGCGCTTCATGCATGGTTTCACCTTCTAGCTGCAATGCCTCCTCTCACCATTGGCCTGCCAGAGGAGCTACCTGGTCTTAGCACTATGTCCAGGATAATTggtttcttgttttttttctGCAACTCTATGTCAGTTTATCACATCGGATTATCTAAGAAGCCGGGTGCGTGTTTTAGATTTCGGTTCGGTGCTATCGTCACCAGTACGCACCGATTGCAACTCGGAATTTGGGCCAATACAGGGCCTTGGAGAATTGTCATGAGATAGTCCATCTTATAGTGGCTAAGGGATTGGCCTGAATCAGCCACCCATTAATCGCCTAGAATAGTCTGGCTCATTGATCTTGAGGTCGTTCGTGCGTCGATGGGATCATGGCATCCACGTGACTGGTGATCGGCGCTAGTCCTGTTTAGAGTACTTCCACTTCCGCCTGAGGCATCAAGTTGGACTATATGTAGGGGAGGTGAAATAAATCCTTTGCTCGCTCCGGAAATCACCGCCTTACCGTATACAATTGTGTATTGTAGTTCAGGTCCCTTGACAGCATATCTTGTGTGCTTGCTGTAGATACTAGTTGTCCTGAGAGAAAACGGAATCGCTTGTTTAATTTCCTGCTAAGCAGTTCTCTCCAGAATTAACCTTTGGATATAACTGACATTGACAAACGTCACATGAGCGTGGTCCGTTAGCTACCGGTAGGAGATTCCGTGACCGCAGTAGTATTAGGCAGGTCATCAGAGCTGCTTTATATTGACATCCTTCTTGCTCTATGTCGTTCAGCCATGCCCCTATCCAACAGCCTCATTAATTGGTCAGCCTTCGCGTGTCGGTACTGACTATACATGTTTCCATAAGATGTAAGAGACCAGAGTTACTAGTCTTGATATCCCCCTGTGAATGAAAAAAAGGCGGGAATGTGCATATTCACTGTGATcagctttctttgtttcatCTTACCGCTGTTGTCGTTTAAATCAAACCAGGCGAACTGGCTCACTCTCTTCCACTCCTTTTGTCTCTTGTCCTCACTCATTCTTCGATCCTacttatctctctctctcttcctgaCCATCTGGTCATGGTCCTAAGCATCTCAGTTTCGTCCTCAGACATCCACCCTCACAAGCTACTCGCGTAGTGAACTCATTGTTCCCAATAAACACACAAGAGCATCGCCATGGGTCGCTGGGGTTGGCGTAAGTCTTGCCATCACTACCGTCATATTTCCCTGCAGCTACAGCTTAACTGACCCTTGTTCATTCCTAGGTCTTTTCGAAGGTGATCAGGATCTGGATGCCGCCTGTTGTCTGGCAGAGTCCCTGGGAATCCATATTGGCGACTGGGAACACTCAATGAGCTCAATGGTGCATCAGACTGACATGCTGGCTGACGAAGGGATACGCGCGTTCTACAGAACGGACGAGTACAAACGCGAACTGGAGAACGAGATCGTGCCCTACGTCCGCGCGAAATTCGACACCGACAACTTTGGCGACAGGTTGTTTGCTGCTTCTTGTGCCAAGGAGAACGAAGAAACGTGCCTTCCCGCAAGATACAGAACTATCATCTTAGGCGCATTGATGATGAGGGCTGGGGCCAGGATCAGGGCAGAGGATCTCCAGCACCTGAGGGATCTGGTCCCGCAGGTTCATTGCACCTCACGGTTtgccttgccattgggcGACGATGGATTCCGTAGTCCCGGTCGGGCTCAGTTTCTAGCGGCTCTAGATCATTACCAGGCTGGTGTGCCACGCAACTATCAGGAGCCAAGGTAAGACTGACTCTTTCCATATGGCTTGTGTGTATGGCATTGTGCGCACTGATGACATTGTCCCAGCTGCTTTCAGTGTGGACAGGTTAGAAGTGATATCGGACATGGCCTGGTCCTGTGCGCAAGATGCCGTGTTGCCTACTATTGCGACGGGGTAAGAGCATCCACAATCTTCCCAGTCTGTATTTAAATCCCATTGCTGATTCTGCGTAGGAGTGCCAGCGCCACCATTGGCAGGAGCACAAAGCCAGTTGTGTTCGCCCTGAGGAGCGCAGGTCGCTAAACGTGTAGATTGAATCTTTCCGCATTGGTCGCTCTCCAAGTCTGCAGGCACACAGCAACATCCCAGTGATGATGTCTGTGGTTGCGCTGTCTTGCCTTCgtggtttcttttgcttctgcGGCTCCACTGAGTGTTTCCTGTTGGCGATACACGGGTGATCTAGCGTTTTATTGACTTTATCACCTTGTTTCTGGCCTTCCAATGTCCTTCCGTCATACTGAAATGGTGGAGTCCCCTTATTTGAAGATATTTGACTTCTGGTCTCAAACATCGACTAAATTGTAGTACGCTATGATCACCGTGTTTCCATCCCTTGTAGGCTCCTGGAGAAGTTGAGCTAAAACTGCTGCTCAGTCCTTCTGTGCAAGAAGCCTAACTAAGGACAGATATCAGAATGCATGATAGGAGATTCCATGATTCTacaattctatataaaacTGGAAGATTGCATCGATCGCTTTCTAAGCACCTATACAACTTGCATCGGGTGACATGACTTACCCAAACAGCAGCCCTCAACAAGACTaccagtacggagtagtatcAAGTCAAAGGCTTCTCAATTTACGTACCCAGTAGAGATCACATAGTTGCCTGGATAGagatcctcctctcccataTACCTCCGCGGATTGCGTGGCCTTCCGAGAGCTGTGGAGGAGCTCATTTATATCCAGTGCACTAGATCCGCACAGCTCTTGGTAGCAACTTCGGTATTCCTGATACCACTGGTTGAGAGTACCGTGCCCCACTGACAAACGTACTGTAGCAGTGTGCGGAAAGATCTTCTGTGGATACAGACAGGTCCATTTTGGTAAACGATCACCGCCTGTATAAGCTCTCATTTACTTACGAAGTCTGTagaaggaaatgatatacGAACACCTCCACTGGTCCCACAGTATTCTTCCCGCAAGCAACCTCGGGATGGAGATCGCAGTTGAGTTAATACAAATTTCCGGAACTCCTGACTGTGACTACCGCGTGAACATCTTTGCAGAAGATTGCCGCCTGGTTCAGGACCAGTTTTATTTTAAAGttactataaatatctgAACCAGAGATGGCTGCACATGAGAAGACACACGTGCTTCAGAATTTGtaattattatattgttttcATTTGGATAGGCATAATTGGCA contains the following coding sequences:
- a CDS encoding putative cytochrome P450: MWTMFQLALHPENQDITRREIHDLTRRDFVPIPMSELNMRTLRKASCTDSFIREVLRMKGDTVNLVRMARKDLQLGDYIVPKGSLVLPLVSLFHWSPRYNEGDPKKLDGMRWVEKQKAASTTDSGHLSFGLSIWTCPGRFMAVAGMF
- a CDS encoding benzoate 4-monooxygenase cytochrome P450 (cytochrome P450 monooxygenase): MNLPLIWIGLFTAVSYLVIRSIYRLYFHPLSNFPGPKLAAVTHLYEFYYDVVKGGKFIWEMQRMHDQYGPIVRINPREIHIKDPYYFDPIYTSKGQAKDPYIVRTFATPLSTAATVEHDRHRYRRDLVNPFFSKRSVMGVDYIVQDKVDKVCKRLTQVHEKGTVVSLDDLFAALTADVISHYAYGESLGFLDTENLKNEFRDAVASAGLLCHFARFFFVVSMVAETMPALVEWMQPSSKGLWEAKRMIEQMARSSLEKDREKNANSRKTIFDALCAESVRPEERTVARVRDEAMVVFGAGTETTARVLATGSYYLYRDKPRLEKLRAEIETVMPDSTDHVSLTQLESLPYLTAVINESLRMAHSVTMRLPRISPTPLAYKDYIIPPGTPVSQSVYFMHMDPTLFPNPDYFNPERWLEASSKGERLTKFLVPFSKGSRICLGMNLAYSELYQMFATLVRRFDLEIQTPPESVRITRDFIIGLPDDADYLKVHSLVTNAL